In a single window of the Zonotrichia albicollis isolate bZonAlb1 chromosome 23, bZonAlb1.hap1, whole genome shotgun sequence genome:
- the LOC141731539 gene encoding feather keratin 1-like has product MSCYPRCQPCQPCGPTPLGSSCNEPCVRQCQDSTVFIQPSPVVVTLPGPILSSFPQNTAVGSSSSAAVGSILSSQGVPISSGGFGLSGLGSGLCGIRNLPC; this is encoded by the coding sequence atgTCCTGCTACCcccggtgccagccctgccagccctgtgggccCACCccgctgggcagcagctgcaatgaGCCCtgtgtcaggcagtgccaggactCCACCGTGTTCATCCAGCCCTCGCCCGTGGtggtgaccctgcctgggcccatcctcagctccttcccccagaaCACCGCCGTGGgatcctccagctctgctgctgttggcaGCATCCTCAGCTCTCAGGgagtgcccatcagctctgggggcttTGGCCTCTCTGGCCTGGGCAGTGGCCTCTGTGGCATCAGGAACCTCccctgctga
- the LOC102073732 gene encoding feather keratin 1-like yields the protein MSCYPRCQPCQPCGPTPLGSSCNEPCVRQCQDSTVFIQPSPVVVTLPGPILSSFPQNTAVGSSSSAAVGSILSSQGVPISSGGFGLSGLGSGICGLPC from the coding sequence atgTCCTGCTACCcccggtgccagccctgccagccctgtgggccCACCccgctgggcagcagctgcaatgaGCCCtgtgtcaggcagtgccaggactCCACCGTGTTCATCCAGCCCTCGCCCGTGGtggtgaccctgcctgggcccatcctcagctccttcccccagaaCACCGCCGTGGgatcctccagctctgctgctgttggcaGCATCCTCAGCTCTCAGGgagtgcccatcagctctgggggcttTGGCCTCTctggcctgggcagtggcatCTGTGGCCTCccctgctga